The following proteins are encoded in a genomic region of Triticum dicoccoides isolate Atlit2015 ecotype Zavitan chromosome 1B, WEW_v2.0, whole genome shotgun sequence:
- the LOC119310694 gene encoding E3 ubiquitin-protein ligase SINA-like 4, with the protein CKGGHLACEDCRIERPGNQRQCQKCDRGGGFDVCNTTVDAVISSLRVECPHDGCGLYVTYHKLADHQSVCPLAPCKCPVPVCGYEGPPPALYHHISYAHPMPMQRIQYGKVLLLQVPLSEPRLLLFAEEDGRMFFLVGSVLDIGTPITMSMVCIRAGASPLPHYVAKLWVNGPPRDPKGTTDAVKVEMEVTSNKDPSDVNVQELTFFTDPPELLAGAKLVSLHIQIDK; encoded by the coding sequence tgcaagggagggcacctggcttgCGAGGACTGCCGCattgagcgccccgggaaccagcggcagtgccagaagtgcgatcgCGGTGGTGGCTTCGACGTCTGTAACACGACGGTGGACGCCGTCATTTCGTCGCTGAGGGTCGAGTGCCCGCACgatggctgtgggctctacgtcacttaccacaagctcgccgatcaccagagcgtgtgtccgctcgcgccctgcaaatgccccgtgcccgtctgcggctatgaaggcccgccaccagcgctctaccaccacatcagctacgcgcatcccatgcccatgcagaggatccagtacggcaaggtgctcctgttgcaagtgccactgtcggagccacggctcttgctgttcgcggaggaggacggccgcatgtttttcttggtcggcagtGTGCTCGACATCGGCACGCCTATCACCATGTCGatggtctgcatcagagcgggggcgtccccactgccgcactacgtggccaagctgtgggtgaATGGCCCACCGAGGgatcccaaaggcacgaccgacgccgtcaaggtggaaatggaggtgacaagcaacaAGGATCCCAGCGACGTCAACGTGCAGGAATTGACCTTCTTCACAGATCCGCccgagctgctggccggggctaagctggtgtccctccacattcagattgacaag